The Caulifigura coniformis genome includes a region encoding these proteins:
- a CDS encoding porin: protein MSDHRKAALGALVLMLAMLLAGQSALAQSPQNDELSRLIERIEKLEVEKQDLSQRLETIERAGLTAPDQKFPDLPAATGVAAFDAPTRAASTEPLEQGTEAESAAAASAARLDAQGEQLSALQKAFKAFQQRAAQKKYPNLQMNGVFQADAGWVHQDEDSLNEFGRIEDGAGFRRARLSAKGSVAEHTNYLFQFDLGTAGIGRPTITDIWVEQEEVPYLGTVRAGQWKQPFSLEVVSSFRYTTLMERSSLFQAFTPFRRLGVGFYDQNADQTITWAVSGFRSGQDQFGGTYSNNSGYGTAERVTFLPCWSDEGQQYLHLGLGHFFNAPVNGVVNFRTIPEMFVGAHGNDIPVGSSGQPIPGPLNGVPFFVETGNLNVNVYNVLGTEFLWVKGAFSLQSEAMVNFVDQSGGNPMGVLPGMYAQVGYFLTGEHRPYDRKAGAIDRVIPYQNMRFWRDNGNGPGFGAWEVAARFSYLDLNDENIRGGTLTDYTVGVNWYMNPYLKTVFNWVHAIADNAAFPKSQTDLFGIRAQVDF, encoded by the coding sequence ATGAGCGACCATCGGAAGGCGGCGCTGGGCGCCCTCGTCCTGATGCTTGCCATGCTACTTGCCGGTCAGTCCGCGCTGGCCCAGTCTCCCCAGAACGACGAACTCTCCCGCCTGATCGAACGGATCGAAAAGCTGGAAGTGGAAAAGCAGGACCTGTCGCAGCGGCTCGAGACCATCGAGCGCGCGGGCCTGACCGCGCCGGATCAGAAGTTTCCTGACCTCCCCGCCGCGACCGGAGTGGCCGCGTTCGATGCCCCGACCCGAGCGGCGTCCACGGAGCCGCTCGAACAAGGGACCGAGGCCGAATCCGCAGCCGCTGCATCGGCAGCCCGCCTCGACGCCCAGGGGGAGCAACTCTCCGCGCTGCAGAAGGCCTTCAAGGCGTTCCAGCAGAGGGCCGCTCAGAAGAAATATCCGAACCTCCAGATGAACGGGGTGTTCCAGGCGGACGCGGGCTGGGTCCACCAGGATGAGGACAGCCTGAACGAGTTCGGAAGAATTGAAGACGGAGCGGGGTTTCGGCGGGCCCGGCTCTCGGCAAAAGGGAGTGTGGCCGAACACACGAATTACCTGTTCCAGTTCGACCTGGGAACCGCGGGAATCGGACGTCCGACCATCACCGACATCTGGGTCGAGCAGGAGGAAGTTCCCTACCTGGGGACCGTCAGGGCCGGACAGTGGAAGCAGCCCTTCAGTCTCGAGGTCGTCAGCAGCTTCCGGTACACGACCCTCATGGAGCGTTCCTCACTGTTCCAGGCATTCACCCCGTTTCGCCGACTCGGCGTCGGCTTCTACGACCAGAACGCCGACCAGACGATAACCTGGGCCGTCTCTGGCTTCCGAAGCGGCCAGGACCAGTTTGGCGGCACGTATTCCAACAACAGCGGCTACGGAACGGCCGAACGCGTGACGTTCCTCCCCTGCTGGTCCGACGAAGGCCAGCAATACCTGCACCTGGGGCTGGGCCATTTCTTCAATGCGCCCGTCAACGGGGTCGTCAATTTCCGCACGATTCCGGAGATGTTCGTCGGAGCGCACGGCAACGACATTCCCGTGGGATCGAGCGGGCAACCAATCCCCGGCCCGCTGAACGGAGTTCCGTTCTTCGTTGAGACGGGAAACCTCAACGTGAACGTCTACAACGTCCTGGGAACCGAATTCCTCTGGGTGAAGGGAGCGTTCTCGCTGCAGTCGGAAGCGATGGTGAATTTCGTGGACCAGTCCGGGGGAAACCCCATGGGAGTGCTGCCGGGCATGTATGCCCAGGTGGGTTACTTCCTGACCGGAGAGCATCGTCCTTACGACCGAAAGGCCGGCGCGATCGACCGGGTGATTCCATACCAGAACATGAGGTTCTGGAGAGACAACGGGAACGGACCAGGCTTCGGCGCGTGGGAAGTGGCGGCGCGGTTTTCGTATCTCGACCTGAACGACGAGAACATCCGGGGCGGAACCCTGACCGACTACACCGTCGGCGTGAACTGGTACATGAACCCTTATCTGAAGACCGTGTTTAACTGGGTCCACGCCATCGCGGACAACGCGGCCTTCCCGAAAAGCCAGACCGACCTGTTCGGCATCCGGGCCCAGGTCGATTTCTGA
- a CDS encoding carboxypeptidase regulatory-like domain-containing protein, with protein MLLVSLSAGSQKRAGSRGIALFAVVLALVFLGITLLLQPATGSISGVVTDAESGAPVSDAEVRLFQRVEGARRPAQGQVTLVRTDAHGRYRFDRVAPGDYGIQAIHENKASHSRLHDYAKALITRQGSSTSVDLKLADARTLKVVVLSEDTGEPVPHATVQLQWNGSVDSRGTDAHGVAVIPGLSQQELLISAKAPGFQVVEAVQSLSDPLTDVEFKLPAGGSIEGKIVDEKGQPLAGVRVVARPGFSPVQYDVATSDQEGNFRLNNVPRSRTMEVVSLLENYQELTQSFALNGAKHRQLELVLKPRASGGDVEVTVVDAEGRPIAGAEIENPGARFTMSRMATTNGEGRATVVDMNVPPHPRKPELTIRAERFAPSVVKVDPSDEGPAKVTVTLEKGHTFKGRIVNDAGEPIPGARIYVSLGNRGGASGLATTFSVDQDGRFSATTLVPASTMSISARGYTEIRQRKMLLDQEEEQTIVMDGTGHYRAVIFDGDTKKPVPRFSARLTFATTPPPEGVNRSSGMPAELARGKVINDDSGRLFLEDLPNNSAFDLLIEADGYEPLRRSSIITSRDESDVHIELQPVDRSSLVDVAGVLLDQNKQPLKGVDIHLIGTDPQLVAQDPRNADIDFQTIRMDSATDRPACKYARGVVTDHHGSFHFLQVSNRLNLQLVYWGNETPATRVRDLEKKPAAQLGRLVVFAPAAVTVTGKIDLEKYPRPERILVQAASDHQIHTSEIDRKDRSTFSVSRIAAGELKVMLYGEVVPRHANGQTFGASPLLATKTITASSGETIAVNFD; from the coding sequence ATGTTGCTCGTGTCGCTGTCGGCCGGGAGTCAGAAGAGGGCGGGTTCCCGCGGGATCGCCCTGTTCGCAGTCGTGCTGGCCCTCGTGTTTCTGGGGATCACGCTGTTGCTGCAACCGGCGACCGGTTCGATCTCTGGTGTCGTCACGGACGCCGAGTCCGGCGCCCCGGTTTCCGATGCGGAGGTGCGGCTGTTCCAGCGCGTCGAGGGCGCCCGCCGGCCCGCTCAGGGCCAGGTCACGCTGGTCCGTACCGATGCACACGGGAGGTACCGTTTCGATCGCGTTGCTCCGGGCGACTACGGAATCCAGGCGATTCACGAGAACAAAGCCTCGCACTCGAGGCTGCACGACTACGCGAAGGCGCTCATTACACGGCAAGGCTCCTCCACGTCCGTCGACCTGAAGCTCGCGGACGCAAGGACCTTGAAAGTTGTCGTCCTCTCCGAGGACACCGGAGAACCAGTCCCCCACGCGACGGTACAGCTGCAGTGGAACGGCAGCGTCGACAGCCGCGGTACCGACGCCCATGGGGTAGCCGTCATTCCCGGGCTTTCACAACAGGAACTGCTGATCTCGGCGAAGGCTCCGGGCTTTCAGGTCGTCGAGGCGGTGCAATCGCTGAGCGATCCGCTGACCGACGTCGAGTTCAAGCTCCCGGCGGGTGGCTCGATCGAGGGGAAGATCGTTGACGAAAAAGGCCAGCCGCTGGCCGGCGTGAGGGTCGTTGCCCGCCCTGGCTTCAGCCCCGTCCAGTACGACGTCGCCACATCCGACCAGGAAGGTAATTTCCGCCTGAACAACGTGCCTCGCTCGCGAACGATGGAAGTCGTCAGCCTGCTGGAGAACTACCAGGAGCTGACGCAATCCTTCGCTCTGAACGGGGCGAAGCACCGACAGCTGGAACTCGTCCTCAAACCAAGAGCCAGCGGCGGCGATGTCGAAGTGACCGTTGTCGACGCGGAGGGACGGCCGATCGCGGGGGCCGAGATCGAGAATCCTGGCGCCAGATTCACGATGTCCCGCATGGCGACGACGAACGGGGAAGGCCGCGCCACCGTCGTCGACATGAACGTTCCTCCCCACCCGCGCAAGCCCGAGCTCACCATCCGCGCGGAGCGGTTCGCTCCGAGCGTCGTGAAGGTGGATCCTTCCGACGAAGGCCCGGCGAAGGTCACGGTCACGCTCGAGAAAGGACACACCTTCAAAGGGCGCATCGTCAACGACGCCGGCGAACCGATCCCCGGCGCGCGGATCTATGTCAGCCTGGGGAATCGCGGCGGCGCCTCTGGACTCGCAACAACCTTCAGTGTCGATCAGGACGGTCGCTTCTCGGCGACGACGCTCGTTCCGGCGTCGACGATGAGCATCTCGGCCCGGGGGTACACGGAGATCCGGCAACGAAAGATGCTGCTCGATCAGGAGGAAGAGCAGACCATCGTCATGGACGGCACCGGGCACTATCGCGCCGTCATTTTCGATGGCGACACGAAGAAGCCAGTTCCGCGATTCTCGGCCCGTTTAACCTTCGCCACCACGCCGCCCCCGGAAGGGGTGAACCGCAGCAGCGGCATGCCCGCGGAGCTGGCCCGCGGAAAGGTGATCAACGACGACAGCGGCCGCCTGTTTCTGGAGGACCTCCCCAACAACTCCGCGTTTGATCTGCTCATCGAGGCGGATGGCTACGAACCTCTGCGAAGGTCGTCGATCATCACCAGCCGGGACGAGTCCGATGTCCACATCGAGCTGCAGCCAGTTGATCGCAGTTCGCTGGTCGATGTGGCCGGCGTCCTCCTCGACCAGAACAAACAGCCGCTCAAAGGTGTCGATATCCATCTGATCGGAACCGATCCCCAGTTGGTCGCCCAGGACCCGCGAAATGCGGACATCGATTTCCAGACGATCCGAATGGACTCCGCGACGGATCGGCCCGCCTGCAAATACGCCCGCGGCGTCGTGACCGACCACCACGGAAGCTTCCACTTCCTGCAGGTGTCGAACCGGCTCAACCTGCAGCTCGTCTACTGGGGGAATGAGACGCCGGCGACGCGCGTCCGCGACCTTGAGAAAAAGCCGGCCGCCCAGCTCGGCCGGCTCGTCGTGTTCGCCCCGGCCGCTGTCACGGTGACCGGAAAGATCGACCTCGAGAAATATCCCAGACCAGAGCGGATCCTGGTTCAGGCCGCTTCTGATCACCAGATTCATACGTCGGAGATCGACAGGAAGGATCGTTCGACGTTCTCCGTGTCACGCATCGCCGCCGGCGAGTTGAAGGTCATGCTGTATGGTGAAGTTGTCCCTCGTCATGCAAACGGCCAGACGTTCGGGGCGTCACCACTTCTCGCCACGAAAACCATTACCGCCAGCTCGGGCGAGACGATTGCCGTCAATTTCGACTGA
- a CDS encoding proline--tRNA ligase: MRWTKTFLPTLKEEPSDAEVPSHKLMLRAGLIRQVMAGAYTYLPLGYRALRKAEAIVREEMDKAGAVEVHMPAITPIELYERTNRIAAFGNVLMKFDVTRRGQKTPLALAPTHEEVVTDLVARHISSYRQLPITLYQIQTKFRNEERPRFGILRTSEFLMKDAYSFSSSIEQLDETYQAMYDAYCRIFSRCGLPYVAVEAESGPIGGDCSHEFMIPSPNGEDRILKDTKSGYAANIERAETGRKAAAVPTEASADAKPMTQVSTPGAGGIDAVCKVLKCKPHRMIKTLIYSVDGKTIAVLIRGDHEVNENKLRRALGAATVDLADDKTIQEVTGAPVGYAGPPGIKCPVIADHDVPALVNAITGANAADAHVVNVNIGRDWNLTPVSLLKSSGFDISGAGDDIRTFDLRNAAAGDPSPKSDGTLELVNGIEVGHVFKLGTKYSVSLDASYLDDKEQRHPIIMGCYGIGVNRILAGLIETSHDADGIIWPISIAPYECVVVPLNVQDAQVMEVAEKYYAELLAAGVDVLLDDRDLRAGAKFKDADLVGFPLRITVGGKGLQEGVVELKWRDEKEAGKAPIADGVAEVRKQIDARKTKLAGK, from the coding sequence ATGCGCTGGACGAAGACGTTCCTCCCCACCCTCAAGGAAGAGCCCTCCGATGCGGAGGTTCCAAGCCACAAGCTGATGCTGCGGGCCGGGTTGATCCGGCAGGTGATGGCCGGCGCCTACACCTACCTGCCGCTCGGCTACCGCGCACTCCGGAAGGCCGAAGCCATCGTCCGCGAGGAAATGGACAAGGCCGGCGCCGTCGAAGTCCACATGCCGGCGATCACGCCGATCGAACTCTACGAGCGGACCAACCGCATCGCGGCCTTCGGCAACGTCCTGATGAAGTTCGACGTCACCCGCCGCGGCCAGAAAACCCCTCTCGCCCTTGCGCCGACCCACGAAGAAGTCGTCACCGACCTCGTCGCCCGGCACATCAGCAGCTACCGCCAGCTCCCGATCACGCTCTACCAGATCCAGACGAAGTTCCGGAACGAGGAACGCCCCCGCTTCGGCATCCTCAGGACCAGCGAATTCCTGATGAAGGACGCCTACAGCTTCAGCAGCTCCATCGAACAGCTCGATGAAACCTATCAGGCGATGTACGACGCCTACTGCCGCATCTTCTCGCGCTGCGGCCTGCCGTACGTCGCCGTCGAGGCGGAAAGCGGCCCCATCGGCGGCGACTGCTCACACGAATTCATGATCCCCTCGCCCAACGGCGAAGACCGCATCCTGAAGGACACCAAGTCGGGCTATGCCGCGAACATCGAGCGGGCCGAAACCGGCCGCAAGGCGGCGGCCGTCCCGACGGAGGCTTCCGCCGACGCCAAGCCGATGACCCAGGTCTCCACCCCCGGAGCCGGCGGAATCGATGCGGTCTGCAAGGTCCTCAAGTGCAAGCCCCACAGGATGATCAAGACGCTGATCTACAGTGTCGACGGCAAGACCATTGCCGTCCTCATCCGCGGCGACCACGAGGTCAACGAGAACAAGCTCCGCCGCGCCCTCGGCGCAGCGACGGTCGATCTCGCCGACGACAAGACGATCCAGGAAGTGACAGGAGCGCCTGTCGGTTACGCGGGACCTCCGGGCATCAAGTGCCCGGTCATCGCCGATCACGACGTTCCTGCGCTGGTAAACGCAATCACGGGCGCGAACGCCGCCGATGCGCATGTCGTCAACGTCAACATCGGACGCGACTGGAACCTGACGCCCGTCAGCCTCCTCAAGAGTTCCGGCTTCGACATTTCCGGAGCGGGCGACGACATCCGCACGTTCGATCTCCGCAACGCCGCGGCCGGAGATCCCTCCCCCAAGAGCGACGGCACCCTCGAACTCGTCAACGGCATCGAAGTCGGCCACGTGTTCAAGCTGGGGACGAAGTACAGCGTCTCCCTCGACGCCAGCTACCTGGATGACAAGGAGCAGCGGCATCCGATCATCATGGGCTGCTATGGCATCGGCGTGAACCGCATCCTGGCCGGCCTGATCGAAACGTCCCACGATGCCGACGGCATCATCTGGCCGATCAGCATCGCTCCCTACGAATGCGTCGTTGTTCCGCTGAACGTGCAGGACGCGCAGGTCATGGAAGTCGCTGAGAAGTACTACGCGGAGCTCCTCGCGGCTGGCGTCGACGTTCTTCTCGATGACCGCGACCTCCGCGCCGGCGCAAAATTCAAGGACGCCGACCTCGTCGGCTTCCCCCTCCGCATCACCGTGGGCGGCAAAGGACTGCAGGAAGGAGTCGTCGAGCTGAAATGGCGCGACGAGAAGGAGGCAGGCAAAGCCCCCATCGCCGACGGCGTCGCCGAAGTGCGCAAGCAGATTGATGCCCGGAAGACGAAGCTGGCCGGGAAGTAA
- a CDS encoding class I SAM-dependent methyltransferase: MQPFSDPEAVAKYAQGPPRIVPGFADLQRMTALLLAEHAPENARVLVLGAGGGLELKCFAEAHAGWTFDGVDPSAEMLSLAGKTLGPLVSRVRLHEGTVEVAPEGPFDAATCLLTMHFIPLDERRHAVAEVHRRLKPGSPFVVAHLSFPQGEGERDAWLSRYFAFAGITDSEPGKLQAARATIDAKLTILSPEQEEAILREAGFTNISLFYAGLAFRGWVASAGRSKH, from the coding sequence ATGCAACCGTTCTCCGATCCCGAAGCTGTCGCGAAGTATGCGCAGGGCCCGCCCCGCATCGTCCCCGGCTTCGCTGATCTCCAGCGGATGACGGCCCTGCTCCTCGCCGAGCACGCTCCAGAAAATGCCCGCGTGCTCGTTCTGGGCGCGGGCGGCGGCCTGGAACTGAAATGCTTCGCCGAGGCCCATGCAGGCTGGACGTTCGATGGCGTCGACCCGTCTGCCGAAATGCTCAGCCTCGCTGGGAAGACCCTCGGCCCCCTGGTCTCGAGAGTCCGACTTCACGAGGGCACGGTCGAGGTGGCTCCCGAAGGGCCGTTTGACGCGGCAACCTGCCTGCTGACGATGCACTTCATCCCACTCGATGAACGAAGGCACGCCGTCGCCGAAGTTCACCGTCGTCTCAAACCTGGATCGCCGTTCGTTGTCGCTCATCTCAGCTTTCCTCAGGGAGAGGGGGAGCGCGACGCCTGGCTGTCCCGGTATTTCGCGTTTGCGGGCATCACCGACTCCGAGCCCGGAAAGCTGCAGGCCGCCCGCGCCACGATCGATGCGAAACTGACCATCCTCTCGCCCGAACAGGAGGAAGCGATCCTGCGCGAGGCCGGATTCACGAACATCAGCCTGTTCTACGCAGGCCTCGCGTTCCGCGGCTGGGTGGCGTCCGCAGGACGTTCCAAGCATTGA
- a CDS encoding DUF1289 domain-containing protein: MSSDFPMATDPEDVPSPCIGVCTLIAPGQICRGCGRTIREIAAWTGLAPAEKQRVRHACPQRLMDLEQTSRVPDPPRSL; encoded by the coding sequence ATGAGTTCTGACTTCCCGATGGCCACGGACCCCGAAGACGTCCCCTCTCCCTGCATCGGCGTCTGCACTCTCATTGCGCCCGGACAGATCTGCCGCGGCTGCGGGCGAACGATCCGCGAGATTGCAGCCTGGACCGGCCTGGCGCCCGCGGAGAAGCAGCGTGTCCGGCACGCCTGTCCGCAGCGGCTCATGGACCTCGAGCAGACCTCTCGCGTTCCCGATCCACCGCGATCCTTGTGA
- a CDS encoding ATP-grasp domain-containing protein produces the protein MSLDLEFEPPHCVGLVGASARAAAFSALRAGLTPFCWDLFADTDLSAVAETQTLKGLNDLAMLNSAERRGLPLMQLGGMENQADWLARASETGPTWCNSPEVVRRVRDPHLLHQTLTALRLPLPDVRSSENPPPPDGEWLLKPIASGGGRGIVRWTPEAFGHPTLNEPHVFQRFVPGQAYSAVFVGLEPPGDVNFVGITRQLVGWEALNAPEFAWCGSVGPATLDVPTEHMIRRIGNILMWKFKLRGLFGCDLVVDSSGTPWLVEVNPRYPASAEVLELACGFTLMRSHAAAFGVSWRDPDADFETYPESVIAKGVLFAPHDFTMPELDPLQIATPCESINRVADVSPAGTLITAGQPVCTFLVDGIDDETATQKLKGTAREFLKQALQDA, from the coding sequence ATGTCGCTGGATCTGGAGTTCGAGCCGCCGCACTGCGTCGGGCTGGTCGGTGCGAGCGCTCGAGCCGCGGCCTTTTCCGCGCTGCGGGCGGGATTGACTCCCTTCTGCTGGGACCTCTTTGCCGACACCGACCTCTCGGCCGTCGCCGAAACCCAGACCCTCAAAGGACTGAACGACCTGGCGATGCTGAACAGCGCTGAGCGACGCGGCCTTCCGCTGATGCAGCTGGGCGGAATGGAGAACCAGGCCGACTGGCTGGCCCGCGCCTCGGAAACCGGTCCGACGTGGTGCAACTCCCCCGAGGTCGTCCGCCGGGTGCGCGATCCGCACCTGCTCCACCAGACCCTCACGGCCCTTCGCCTGCCGCTTCCAGATGTCCGCTCATCGGAGAATCCTCCGCCCCCGGACGGCGAATGGCTGCTGAAGCCCATCGCGAGCGGAGGCGGCCGTGGCATCGTCCGCTGGACCCCGGAGGCCTTCGGGCACCCGACTCTCAACGAGCCGCATGTCTTCCAGAGGTTCGTTCCGGGGCAGGCTTACTCGGCCGTTTTCGTCGGTCTCGAGCCTCCGGGCGACGTGAACTTCGTCGGCATCACCCGCCAGCTGGTCGGCTGGGAAGCCCTGAATGCACCCGAGTTCGCGTGGTGCGGATCTGTCGGTCCCGCGACACTCGACGTTCCCACAGAACACATGATCCGCCGTATCGGCAACATTCTGATGTGGAAGTTCAAGCTGCGTGGCCTGTTCGGGTGCGACCTGGTCGTCGACTCATCCGGAACGCCCTGGCTCGTGGAAGTGAACCCCCGCTATCCCGCGTCGGCCGAAGTGCTGGAACTGGCCTGTGGCTTCACGCTGATGCGCTCGCACGCAGCGGCCTTCGGCGTCTCCTGGCGCGATCCGGATGCCGACTTCGAAACCTACCCGGAGAGCGTGATCGCCAAGGGCGTCCTGTTTGCTCCGCACGATTTCACGATGCCGGAGCTCGACCCTCTGCAGATCGCCACCCCCTGCGAATCGATCAACAGGGTCGCCGACGTTTCGCCCGCAGGAACTCTCATCACCGCCGGGCAGCCGGTCTGCACGTTTCTGGTCGACGGCATCGACGACGAAACCGCCACGCAGAAGCTGAAGGGGACGGCGCGCGAGTTTCTCAAGCAGGCGCTGCAGGACGCCTGA
- a CDS encoding beta-ketoacyl-[acyl-carrier-protein] synthase family protein, producing MSAENDRGRRVAVTGLGIVSPCGIGREAFWTSLKDGRSGVSKVELFECESVSSGVGGEVKDFNDETIKKVHLKDLRKSLKVMSRDIQMAMAAASQALADSNLKGSGINPERIGVEYGANLIFSPPDDLKDGAKACTDETGVFRFEQWGEKGITKMEPLWMLKYLPNMPGCHIAIYADARGPSNSLTLDEASSGVVITEALRILRRNAADVMITGSTGTRLHPIRAMHANLWDDVAADTAHPEKSSRPFDSKRVGQVIGEGAGCLILENEGHAVQRGAKIYGYLLGGGSSCVLSMDGKPQLQTAITNAIHAALRDSGLTPADIGHINAHGAGDPEDDAIEAAAIHDVFGPAASTIPVASIKGYTGNSGGGCGMIEIAASLLSSAEGLAPKTLNCDEPDPALKLNVTRDFTPVASRKFLKINYTRAGQATAVIFEGA from the coding sequence ATGAGTGCAGAGAACGACCGCGGTCGCCGCGTCGCTGTCACAGGTCTGGGCATCGTCAGCCCGTGCGGAATCGGCCGCGAGGCGTTCTGGACGTCGCTGAAAGACGGGCGCTCGGGCGTTTCGAAGGTTGAGCTCTTCGAATGCGAGAGCGTCAGCTCGGGCGTCGGGGGCGAAGTCAAAGACTTCAACGACGAGACCATCAAGAAGGTTCACCTCAAGGATCTGCGCAAGAGCCTGAAGGTGATGAGCCGCGACATCCAGATGGCGATGGCCGCCGCCTCGCAGGCGCTGGCGGACAGCAATCTGAAGGGGTCGGGCATCAACCCCGAGCGGATCGGCGTCGAGTACGGGGCCAACCTCATCTTCTCGCCCCCCGATGATCTGAAGGACGGCGCCAAGGCGTGCACCGATGAAACCGGCGTGTTCCGGTTCGAGCAGTGGGGTGAGAAGGGCATCACCAAGATGGAACCACTGTGGATGCTGAAGTATCTGCCGAACATGCCCGGCTGCCACATCGCGATCTATGCCGACGCCCGCGGCCCGAGCAACTCGCTGACGCTCGATGAAGCATCGTCCGGCGTCGTCATTACCGAGGCGCTGCGCATCCTCCGCCGCAACGCGGCCGACGTCATGATCACCGGATCGACCGGGACGCGTCTCCATCCGATCCGGGCCATGCACGCCAACCTGTGGGACGACGTCGCTGCCGATACCGCGCATCCGGAAAAGAGCAGCCGGCCGTTCGACAGCAAGCGGGTCGGGCAGGTCATCGGCGAAGGGGCCGGATGTCTGATCCTCGAGAACGAAGGACACGCCGTCCAGCGCGGGGCGAAGATCTACGGCTACCTGCTCGGGGGCGGATCGTCGTGCGTCCTTTCGATGGACGGGAAGCCGCAGCTCCAGACTGCGATCACCAACGCCATCCACGCGGCGCTTCGCGACTCCGGCCTTACTCCGGCCGACATCGGCCACATCAACGCACATGGCGCGGGGGATCCGGAAGACGACGCGATTGAAGCGGCCGCGATTCATGACGTGTTCGGACCGGCTGCGTCGACGATCCCCGTCGCCTCGATCAAGGGATACACGGGCAACTCGGGCGGCGGTTGCGGAATGATCGAGATCGCCGCGTCGCTGCTGTCGTCGGCGGAAGGCCTGGCGCCGAAGACGCTGAACTGCGATGAGCCTGATCCGGCTCTGAAGCTCAACGTCACCCGAGACTTCACCCCGGTGGCCAGCAGGAAGTTCCTGAAGATCAACTACACGCGCGCCGGACAGGCGACCGCGGTGATCTTCGAAGGGGCCTGA
- the accC gene encoding acetyl-CoA carboxylase biotin carboxylase subunit, with protein sequence MFQRILIANRGEIALRIIRACREMGIETVAVFSEADRGAHYLTLANEAYCIGAPASTESYLRIDRIISAAELGNVQAIHPGYGFLAENSHFAEVCRESKIEFIGPPHEAMNKLGDKISAKTIAKESKVPLVPGSEGLIQSEEEAVRVAAEIGYPVLIKATAGGGGKGIRPAMNEATLRTELKNASAEAEKAFKNAGVYIERYVDRPRHVEVQILADNHGNAVHLWERDCTMQRKHQKLIEESPAPNLPKEVREEICKAAVRLVKAAGYTNAGTCEFLVDSAFNFYFIEVNARIQVEHPVTEQVTGIDLIKQQIKMASGEKLELKQKDITTTGHAIEVRINAEDPDDNFRGSPGTITKLRVPGGNGVRWDSHVHEGYRVPPYYDSMIGKLIVHKATREEAIITLRRALSEFVVEGIKTTIPLLKKIIEHPTFQNASGDTKFVERTW encoded by the coding sequence GTGTTTCAACGGATTCTCATTGCCAACCGCGGCGAAATTGCGCTCCGGATCATCAGGGCCTGTCGCGAAATGGGCATCGAGACGGTCGCCGTTTTCTCCGAGGCGGACCGCGGCGCCCACTATCTCACGCTCGCCAACGAGGCCTATTGCATCGGGGCTCCTGCATCGACGGAGAGCTACCTGCGGATTGATCGCATCATCAGCGCCGCGGAACTGGGGAACGTCCAGGCGATCCACCCAGGGTACGGGTTCCTGGCCGAGAACTCGCATTTTGCCGAGGTCTGCCGGGAGTCGAAGATCGAGTTCATCGGGCCGCCGCACGAGGCGATGAACAAGCTGGGGGACAAGATCTCTGCGAAGACCATCGCCAAAGAGAGCAAGGTGCCACTCGTTCCTGGCTCGGAAGGGCTGATCCAGTCGGAAGAAGAAGCCGTCCGGGTAGCGGCGGAAATCGGGTATCCCGTTCTCATCAAGGCGACGGCCGGCGGCGGAGGCAAGGGGATCCGCCCCGCCATGAACGAAGCCACGCTTCGCACGGAACTGAAGAACGCCTCCGCCGAGGCGGAAAAGGCCTTCAAGAACGCTGGCGTTTACATCGAACGCTACGTGGATCGTCCGCGACACGTCGAAGTCCAGATCCTCGCCGACAATCACGGCAACGCCGTTCATCTGTGGGAACGCGACTGCACGATGCAGCGCAAGCACCAGAAGCTGATCGAAGAAAGCCCGGCCCCGAACCTCCCCAAGGAGGTCCGGGAGGAAATCTGCAAGGCGGCCGTGCGGCTGGTGAAGGCCGCGGGCTACACCAACGCCGGCACCTGCGAGTTCCTCGTTGATTCCGCCTTCAACTTCTATTTCATTGAAGTCAACGCCCGCATCCAGGTGGAGCACCCGGTGACGGAGCAGGTGACCGGCATCGATCTGATCAAGCAGCAGATCAAGATGGCGTCGGGCGAGAAGCTCGAACTCAAGCAGAAGGACATCACGACGACGGGCCACGCGATTGAAGTCCGGATCAACGCGGAAGATCCCGACGACAATTTCCGCGGGTCCCCCGGAACGATCACGAAGCTGCGGGTTCCCGGTGGAAACGGGGTTCGCTGGGACAGTCACGTCCACGAGGGCTACCGCGTTCCGCCATATTACGATTCCATGATCGGCAAGCTGATCGTGCACAAGGCGACACGTGAAGAAGCGATCATCACGCTGCGGCGGGCCCTGTCCGAGTTTGTCGTCGAGGGGATCAAGACGACGATTCCGCTGCTGAAAAAGATCATCGAGCACCCGACGTTCCAGAACGCGTCGGGCGACACGAAGTTCGTCGAACGGACCTGGTGA